In a single window of the Pontibacter russatus genome:
- a CDS encoding glycoside hydrolase family 127 protein, whose product MRKNYISAVLLLLLPAIGFPQAGPVESFPLSSVTLLESPFRQAQQVDMQYILALDPDRLLAPYLREAGLPPKSESYGNWENTGLDGHIGGHYLTALALMYASTGNGELQRRLTYMVDQLEACQRKNGNGYIGGVPGGEAMWQEIAKGNIDAESFSLNDKWVPWYNLHKTYAGLRDAYLIAGNEKAKDMLVKLSDWCLQLTANLSDTQLQDMLRSEHGGMNEVFADVAAITGDKKYLELARRFSHRAILEPLLAGQDALNGLHANTQIPKVIGYKRVAEVSGDKAWADAAALFWDNVVNERTVSIGGNSVREHFHPANDFSSMVESKEGPETCNTYNMLKLSKQLYLTSGSAGYIDYYERGLYNHILSSQHPTRGGFVYFTPMRPRHYRVYSQPQEGFWCCVGSGLENHGKYGELIYAHTGEDLIVNLFIPSTLDWKERGIKVTQRTRFPFEEASDIKLSLKKPQRFALHIRRPEWVKKEGLKVLVNNKEVKVIAASDDYITIDRKWKPGDVVSVSLPMETKAEYLPDGSSWVSFVRGPIVLAAVTDTTNLQGLQADGSRMGHIASGPLYPIEEAPVLVSADSNLVAGLQPVAGKPMTFTASDLIASDVYDDVELVPFFKIHDARYMLYWPVASPGELEDRKKALAKEEEAKRALEANTIDQVAPGEQQPESDHNYKGEKTESGVHRDRHWRHASGWFSYDLRDVKKEARKLRITYYGLDKDRRFDIYVNGRLLETVKLDGSEGDAFFDVDYNLPEELVKGVSDKPLQVKFVAHEGSMAGSIYGVRLLK is encoded by the coding sequence ATGAGAAAAAACTATATAAGTGCTGTTCTTTTGTTGCTCCTTCCGGCCATTGGTTTCCCCCAGGCAGGCCCAGTGGAGAGTTTCCCGCTTTCGTCGGTTACGTTGCTGGAGAGCCCTTTCCGGCAGGCCCAGCAGGTGGACATGCAGTATATCCTCGCCCTGGACCCGGACCGGCTGCTGGCGCCCTACCTGCGCGAGGCGGGCCTGCCGCCCAAGTCAGAGAGCTACGGCAACTGGGAAAACACCGGCCTGGACGGCCATATCGGCGGCCACTATCTCACGGCGCTGGCGTTGATGTACGCCTCCACCGGCAACGGGGAGCTGCAGCGGCGGCTTACCTATATGGTGGACCAACTGGAGGCCTGCCAGCGGAAAAACGGCAACGGCTATATAGGCGGGGTGCCGGGTGGCGAGGCCATGTGGCAGGAAATAGCCAAGGGAAACATCGACGCCGAAAGCTTCTCGCTGAACGACAAGTGGGTGCCCTGGTACAACCTGCACAAGACCTACGCCGGTCTGCGCGATGCCTACCTTATCGCCGGGAATGAAAAAGCGAAGGACATGCTGGTGAAACTCTCTGATTGGTGCCTGCAACTGACCGCCAACCTGTCTGATACCCAACTACAGGACATGCTGCGCAGTGAGCACGGCGGTATGAATGAGGTGTTTGCCGACGTGGCCGCCATCACCGGCGATAAGAAGTACCTCGAGCTGGCCCGCCGGTTCTCGCACCGCGCCATCCTGGAGCCGCTGCTCGCGGGGCAGGACGCGCTGAATGGCCTACACGCAAACACGCAGATTCCGAAGGTGATTGGCTACAAGCGTGTGGCCGAGGTGAGTGGCGACAAAGCCTGGGCTGATGCTGCCGCTCTTTTCTGGGACAATGTGGTGAATGAAAGAACCGTCTCCATTGGCGGCAACAGCGTGCGGGAGCATTTTCACCCGGCCAACGACTTCTCCTCGATGGTGGAGTCGAAGGAGGGGCCAGAGACCTGCAACACGTATAACATGCTGAAGCTCTCGAAGCAGCTTTACCTCACGAGCGGCAGCGCCGGTTACATCGACTACTACGAGCGGGGCCTCTACAACCATATCCTCTCTTCGCAGCACCCCACGCGGGGAGGCTTCGTGTACTTCACGCCGATGCGACCGCGCCACTACCGGGTGTATTCGCAGCCGCAGGAGGGGTTCTGGTGCTGCGTGGGCTCGGGGCTGGAAAACCACGGCAAGTACGGGGAACTTATATATGCCCACACCGGCGAAGACCTGATCGTGAACCTGTTCATTCCCTCCACCCTCGACTGGAAAGAACGAGGTATTAAAGTAACGCAGCGCACCAGGTTCCCTTTTGAGGAAGCATCTGATATAAAGCTGAGCCTGAAGAAACCCCAGCGGTTCGCCCTGCACATCCGCCGCCCGGAATGGGTGAAAAAGGAAGGGTTGAAGGTGCTGGTGAACAACAAGGAAGTTAAAGTGATAGCCGCTTCAGACGACTATATCACCATAGACCGGAAGTGGAAGCCGGGCGATGTGGTGTCCGTTTCGCTGCCGATGGAGACGAAGGCGGAGTACCTGCCGGACGGCTCATCGTGGGTGTCGTTCGTGCGCGGGCCCATCGTGCTGGCCGCCGTTACGGACACTACCAATCTGCAGGGGCTGCAGGCGGACGGTAGCCGCATGGGCCACATTGCCAGCGGCCCGCTATACCCAATAGAGGAAGCCCCTGTGCTGGTGTCTGCCGACAGCAACCTGGTGGCCGGGTTGCAGCCCGTGGCGGGCAAACCGATGACCTTTACTGCCTCCGACCTTATCGCTTCGGATGTTTACGATGATGTGGAACTGGTGCCTTTCTTCAAGATACACGACGCGCGCTATATGCTGTACTGGCCGGTGGCAAGCCCAGGTGAGCTGGAGGACCGTAAAAAAGCGCTTGCGAAAGAGGAGGAGGCAAAACGAGCCCTGGAGGCCAACACCATCGACCAGGTGGCGCCGGGCGAGCAGCAACCCGAGTCGGACCATAATTACAAGGGAGAAAAAACAGAGTCGGGCGTACACCGCGACCGCCACTGGCGCCACGCCAGCGGCTGGTTCAGTTACGACCTGCGGGATGTGAAAAAAGAGGCGCGCAAACTCCGCATCACCTACTACGGCCTCGACAAAGACCGCCGCTTCGACATATATGTGAACGGCAGGTTGCTTGAGACAGTGAAGCTGGACGGTTCAGAGGGGGATGCCTTCTTCGATGTGGATTACAATCTTCCGGAGGAGCTGGTGAAAGGGGTTAGCGACAAGCCGCTCCAGGTGAAGTTTGTGGCGCATGAAGGCTCCATGGCAGGCAGCATATATGGCGTCCGGCTCTTAAAGTAG
- a CDS encoding putative phage abortive infection protein, which yields MGQKTEATVTNDTLSKITNLDWKVKALLVLAFILMLISFVSPFLFTRVAVNGDYDYTQTGQIGDTIGGLMNPFITLAGVIVTGLAFYIQYKANLQQRELFLLEQAENKNQLQEQINSQNRQIQLQQFESQFYEMLKLHRENIIEMKINGYDFEETPTQLKRFEKTTDGRKLFVVMQTEFECILSLYTKDNKLDKVGFQKCYQLFFSGLDRYEKAYPTETTFVELLKIARRRHENPIKDSVTKNQERKEFLPYVKLYFNYKPFSGHAQRLGHYFRHLYLTVKSVANSSIVTDYDERMRYLRILRAQLSNHEQILLFYNWLSEYGNDWENDKHSFFTEYCMIHNLWYDNLFDDKFISDNVNYLRTKEVELRKGLMFEIDG from the coding sequence TTGGGACAAAAGACCGAAGCAACAGTGACGAATGATACCTTATCAAAAATTACAAATCTTGACTGGAAAGTCAAAGCTCTCTTGGTTCTTGCATTTATACTTATGCTGATTTCATTTGTTTCTCCTTTCCTGTTTACAAGAGTAGCAGTAAATGGTGACTACGACTATACGCAAACAGGACAAATAGGAGACACCATAGGTGGACTTATGAACCCATTTATTACACTTGCTGGAGTAATCGTCACTGGACTTGCATTTTATATTCAATATAAAGCCAATCTCCAACAACGAGAATTATTTCTATTGGAGCAAGCGGAGAATAAGAACCAATTACAAGAGCAAATTAATAGTCAGAACAGACAGATACAATTACAACAATTTGAATCGCAGTTCTATGAGATGTTGAAACTGCATCGAGAAAATATAATTGAAATGAAGATTAATGGCTATGATTTTGAAGAAACCCCTACGCAATTAAAGCGATTTGAAAAGACAACAGATGGAAGAAAGCTTTTTGTTGTAATGCAGACGGAATTTGAGTGTATTCTTAGCCTTTATACAAAAGACAATAAACTGGATAAAGTGGGATTTCAGAAATGTTACCAATTATTCTTTTCCGGCTTGGATAGATATGAGAAAGCATATCCCACAGAAACTACATTTGTAGAGCTGCTTAAAATAGCAAGACGAAGGCACGAAAATCCAATCAAAGATTCTGTAACTAAAAATCAGGAAAGAAAAGAGTTTTTGCCTTACGTAAAACTGTACTTTAATTACAAGCCGTTTTCGGGTCATGCTCAAAGACTTGGTCATTATTTCAGACATTTATATTTGACTGTAAAATCCGTTGCCAACAGCTCTATTGTGACAGACTATGATGAGAGAATGAGGTATTTAAGAATACTAAGAGCACAGTTATCTAATCACGAGCAAATTTTATTGTTCTATAATTGGCTAAGTGAATATGGAAATGACTGGGAAAATGATAAACATTCTTTTTTCACAGAGTATTGCATGATTCATAATCTATGGTATGACAACTTGTTCGATGACAAATTTATTTCGGATAATGTAAACTACTTGAGGACAAAAGAAGTTGAGCTAAGGAAAGGGCTAATGTTTGAGATTGACGGATAA
- a CDS encoding endonuclease/exonuclease/phosphatase family protein, with protein MQHGIKTLFLLFTLSTLLACSRLPTISSKGRLQTIAFYNTGNFFDTTNDPQTNDDAYTPTGARAWTAERYQTKLKHIARVISGIGGSDGPAVIGLGEIESRQVLEDLVNAAPLRRAGYGIIHQDMPDAQGLDVALLYQPKLFKPTQTETFRIDFGEKGFASRDVLQVKGELRGEPVTIYVVHWPEPAGSKAKKAEENRLRKAATVLRQQIDKQQTADENVKIVVLGDFGTEPRTPVMQEVLKATGRPNPSYKEELFNTHFLPYVNGLGSYANRNDLQMPDQILISKALLNGEAGLQYVRGSAAVHDPEEIKFLFGKYKDTPIRTYSGDIYIGGYSDHFPVYIQVRKER; from the coding sequence ATGCAACACGGAATTAAAACCCTCTTCCTGCTTTTTACCCTGAGCACCCTGCTGGCCTGCTCTAGATTACCCACCATCTCAAGCAAAGGGCGGCTTCAAACCATCGCCTTCTACAACACCGGAAATTTTTTCGACACCACGAATGACCCGCAGACCAACGATGATGCCTACACGCCCACCGGTGCCCGGGCCTGGACAGCGGAGCGCTACCAGACCAAACTAAAGCATATAGCCCGCGTCATAAGCGGCATAGGCGGCAGCGACGGCCCTGCTGTCATTGGCCTGGGCGAGATAGAGAGCCGGCAGGTGCTGGAGGACCTCGTGAATGCTGCTCCCCTCCGCAGGGCCGGCTACGGCATCATCCACCAAGACATGCCCGACGCGCAGGGCCTGGATGTTGCGCTGCTGTACCAGCCAAAACTGTTCAAGCCTACCCAAACCGAGACATTCCGCATTGATTTTGGGGAGAAGGGTTTTGCCTCCCGCGATGTGCTGCAGGTAAAGGGCGAACTGCGGGGCGAGCCCGTCACCATTTATGTGGTCCACTGGCCCGAACCGGCAGGCAGCAAGGCAAAGAAGGCCGAGGAAAACCGGCTCCGAAAGGCAGCCACCGTGCTCCGCCAACAGATAGACAAACAACAAACTGCTGACGAAAATGTTAAAATAGTTGTGCTGGGCGATTTCGGGACAGAACCACGGACGCCGGTGATGCAGGAGGTGCTGAAAGCCACCGGCAGGCCGAACCCTTCTTACAAGGAGGAGCTCTTTAACACGCACTTCCTGCCTTACGTGAACGGGCTGGGCAGCTACGCCAACCGCAACGATTTGCAGATGCCGGACCAGATACTCATCTCCAAGGCGCTGCTGAACGGGGAGGCAGGGCTGCAGTATGTGCGGGGCTCGGCCGCCGTACACGATCCGGAGGAGATAAAGTTCCTCTTCGGCAAGTACAAAGACACCCCCATCCGCACGTACTCAGGCGACATCTATATAGGCGGCTACAGCGACCATTTCCCGGTATATATACAGGTGCGGAAGGAGCGGTAA
- a CDS encoding ABC transporter ATP-binding protein, giving the protein MSLLQVSGISLQEEGDFILKDISFTQQAFQKIAIAGETGSGKSSLLKIIAGYIQPSAGDVFFEGIRVKGPAEKLVPGHPGIAYLSQQFELPKSLRVEQVLRYANTLSEEEAETLYDVCRISHLLPRRTDHLSGGERQRIALARLLTASPRLLLLDEPYSNLDMGHKAILKSVIRDIGEELNITCTLVSHDPLDTLSWADEILVMKAGQVLQQGTSVQIYQQPANAYIAGLFGNYNLLSPSQGQAFSRLPGIVLNGKNMLLRPEHIRLVTEENQGVAGKVRQVNFFGSYYELEVLLPEATIKVKAAESKAAKGDTVYIAVAPENVWYI; this is encoded by the coding sequence ATGAGTTTACTACAAGTTTCCGGTATCAGTTTGCAGGAAGAAGGCGATTTCATCCTGAAAGATATCAGCTTTACCCAGCAGGCGTTCCAGAAAATCGCTATTGCCGGGGAGACGGGTTCGGGCAAGAGTTCGCTTCTGAAAATTATTGCCGGCTATATACAGCCCAGTGCGGGGGATGTGTTTTTTGAAGGGATAAGGGTAAAAGGCCCGGCCGAGAAGCTGGTGCCGGGCCACCCCGGCATCGCGTACCTGTCGCAGCAGTTTGAGCTGCCCAAATCGTTGCGGGTAGAGCAGGTGCTCCGGTATGCGAACACCTTATCGGAAGAGGAGGCGGAGACACTGTATGACGTGTGCCGGATCAGCCATTTGCTGCCGCGGCGGACAGACCACCTCTCCGGTGGGGAGCGGCAGCGGATTGCGCTGGCCCGGCTCCTCACCGCCTCGCCCCGGCTGCTGTTGCTCGATGAGCCCTACTCCAACCTCGACATGGGCCACAAGGCGATCCTCAAATCTGTTATCCGCGACATCGGCGAGGAGCTGAACATCACCTGCACCCTTGTCTCCCACGACCCGCTGGACACGCTCTCGTGGGCCGATGAAATACTGGTGATGAAAGCCGGGCAGGTGCTGCAGCAGGGAACATCCGTGCAGATTTACCAGCAGCCCGCCAACGCCTATATAGCCGGTCTGTTTGGGAACTACAACCTGCTGAGCCCCTCTCAAGGACAGGCTTTCTCCCGCTTGCCGGGCATTGTCCTCAACGGAAAAAACATGCTTCTCCGGCCGGAGCACATCCGGCTGGTGACAGAAGAAAACCAGGGTGTTGCGGGAAAGGTGCGGCAGGTGAACTTCTTCGGCAGCTATTACGAGCTGGAAGTACTGCTCCCGGAAGCCACTATCAAGGTGAAAGCAGCCGAAAGCAAAGCCGCCAAAGGCGATACCGTTTATATAGCCGTGGCCCCTGAGAACGTGTGGTATATATAA
- a CDS encoding SdiA-regulated domain-containing protein — MKKLITYNLIIAATLGMSGCESMWTEMNLPEAVKSRFAEMYPAAAQVEWDKEQEHYEAEFEMGDRERSALFSEAGKLIRYTETIEERYLPGPALEALQQYADFKLDEAQRVHQNRKIHYEVELERGDEETLLLFDEAGQLLRQQTDAEPQTPVKVEASLASLPGAAPATADPLPAPEVTWKLPAELREVSGIAWLRDGVIASVQDEDGIIYLYDLKQEAVTAEIKFAGPGDYEGISLVGNTAFVLRSDGAIYEVRDFQEGKPEVTLYESELASTLDTEGLAYDKQNDRLLLAGKGYDEKLGDSKGIYAFTLADKKMNPSPVITIPLAQDKIGKPGKKKKSDYDVLQPSSLEISPATGEIYLLDAENHRLLTINPQGHVLKTSALDKDRLRQPEGLTFGAGGELYISSEGSKKGNGIIVKFPAGI; from the coding sequence ATGAAGAAGCTGATAACATATAATCTGATCATCGCGGCTACGCTGGGGATGAGCGGCTGTGAGAGCATGTGGACCGAAATGAACCTGCCGGAGGCAGTGAAATCGCGCTTCGCGGAGATGTACCCGGCGGCGGCGCAAGTGGAGTGGGACAAAGAGCAGGAGCACTACGAGGCGGAGTTTGAGATGGGCGATCGCGAGCGCTCCGCGCTGTTCAGCGAAGCCGGTAAGCTGATCAGGTACACAGAAACAATAGAGGAGCGCTATCTGCCTGGCCCGGCGCTGGAGGCCCTGCAGCAATACGCTGATTTTAAGCTCGACGAAGCGCAGCGCGTGCATCAGAACAGGAAAATACATTATGAAGTGGAGCTGGAGCGCGGAGACGAGGAGACGCTGCTGCTTTTTGATGAAGCAGGCCAGCTGCTGAGGCAGCAGACAGACGCCGAGCCGCAGACCCCTGTAAAAGTGGAGGCCTCGCTTGCCAGCCTCCCGGGCGCTGCTCCGGCCACTGCAGATCCGCTTCCGGCGCCGGAAGTCACCTGGAAACTACCGGCTGAATTGCGGGAGGTCTCCGGCATCGCCTGGCTCCGGGACGGCGTGATTGCCAGTGTGCAGGACGAAGACGGCATCATATACCTGTATGACCTGAAACAGGAAGCGGTGACAGCGGAAATAAAGTTCGCCGGGCCCGGCGACTACGAAGGCATCTCGCTGGTTGGCAACACCGCCTTCGTGCTGCGCAGCGACGGCGCTATATATGAGGTGCGCGACTTCCAGGAAGGCAAGCCAGAAGTGACCCTGTACGAGTCGGAACTGGCCTCCACGCTGGACACCGAAGGCCTGGCCTACGACAAGCAGAACGACCGCCTGCTGCTGGCCGGCAAGGGATATGACGAGAAACTTGGCGACAGCAAAGGCATCTATGCTTTTACGCTGGCTGACAAAAAGATGAACCCCAGCCCGGTTATCACCATACCGCTCGCGCAGGATAAAATCGGAAAGCCAGGCAAGAAAAAGAAATCGGATTATGATGTGCTGCAGCCCTCCTCGCTCGAAATCAGCCCGGCTACAGGGGAGATATACCTGCTGGACGCGGAGAACCACCGCCTGCTGACGATAAACCCGCAGGGGCATGTGCTCAAAACATCTGCCTTAGACAAAGACCGGCTGCGCCAGCCGGAGGGGCTCACCTTCGGAGCGGGCGGCGAGCTGTATATCTCCAGCGAAGGCAGCAAAAAAGGCAACGGTATTATCGTGAAGTTTCCGGCTGGGATATAA
- the dnaN gene encoding DNA polymerase III subunit beta encodes MKFIVSSSALLKQLSSINGVVTNNPVVPILENFLFEIKNSTLTITASDLETSMITELPVEAKENGRIAAPARILLETLKNLPDQPVTFTIDEETYTIEISSSNGRYKLSGENATDFPRVPVVQGANAIEIPSNVLGRAINKTIFAVSNDELRPAMTGIFVQLRNNNVTFVATDGHRLLRYRRTDVGTAQEASLIIPRKAFMLLKSTLPSEATTVRMEFNQSNAFFSFDNIRMICRLIDERYPDYENVIPVQNPNKLVIDRQDLLSSVKRIAIYSNKTTHQIRLKLSGSELQVSAEDLDFSNEANERLTCQYEGEDMEIGFNAKFLMEMLNNIDSDEITFELSTPNRAGLLMPIDSEDSENVLMLVMPVMLNNYV; translated from the coding sequence ATGAAATTCATCGTCTCTTCCTCAGCTCTCCTGAAGCAGCTGTCCAGCATAAACGGCGTGGTCACCAACAACCCGGTGGTGCCCATCCTCGAGAACTTCCTGTTTGAGATCAAAAACAGCACCCTCACCATCACAGCCAGCGACCTGGAGACATCCATGATAACCGAGCTGCCGGTGGAGGCGAAGGAGAATGGCCGCATCGCCGCGCCTGCCCGCATCCTGCTGGAGACACTGAAGAATCTGCCGGACCAGCCGGTGACCTTCACGATAGACGAGGAGACCTACACCATCGAGATCAGCTCCTCGAACGGCCGCTACAAGCTGTCCGGCGAGAACGCCACCGATTTCCCGCGTGTGCCGGTGGTGCAAGGGGCCAATGCCATTGAGATTCCTTCCAACGTGCTGGGCAGGGCTATCAACAAGACGATTTTTGCCGTGAGCAACGATGAGCTTCGCCCGGCCATGACGGGGATTTTCGTGCAGCTGCGCAACAACAACGTGACCTTTGTGGCCACGGACGGCCACCGCCTGCTGCGCTACCGCCGCACCGACGTGGGCACCGCGCAGGAGGCCTCGCTGATTATTCCGCGCAAGGCCTTTATGCTGCTGAAGTCTACGCTTCCTTCCGAGGCGACCACAGTGCGGATGGAGTTTAACCAGTCCAATGCCTTTTTCAGCTTCGATAACATCCGCATGATCTGCCGCCTGATTGACGAGCGCTACCCGGATTATGAGAATGTGATACCGGTGCAGAACCCGAACAAGCTCGTAATTGACCGCCAGGACCTGTTGAGCTCTGTGAAGCGTATTGCCATTTACTCCAATAAAACGACGCACCAGATACGCCTGAAGCTGAGCGGATCCGAGCTGCAGGTGTCTGCCGAGGACCTTGATTTCTCGAACGAGGCAAACGAGCGCCTGACCTGCCAGTATGAGGGGGAGGACATGGAGATTGGTTTCAACGCCAAATTCCTGATGGAAATGCTCAACAACATCGACTCTGACGAAATTACCTTTGAGCTGTCGACCCCGAACCGCGCCGGGCTGCTGATGCCAATCGATAGCGAGGACAGCGAAAACGTGCTGATGCTGGTGATGCCGGTGATGCTGAACAACTACGTTTAA
- a CDS encoding cold-shock protein: MGRSQATFGKKENEKKRLQKRKDKEQKKEERKANSDKGKSVDEMLAYVDENGNITSTPPDPTKKKKVINQEDIQIGVPKQETLEPEDPIRNGTVAFFNESKGYGFIKDHVTQESVFAHVNGLVDKIKENDKVTFEVEMGPKGPNAVNVRLAK, encoded by the coding sequence ATGGGTAGATCACAGGCAACTTTTGGTAAAAAAGAAAACGAAAAGAAAAGACTGCAGAAAAGAAAGGACAAAGAACAGAAGAAAGAAGAGCGCAAGGCCAATTCTGACAAAGGAAAGAGCGTAGACGAAATGCTCGCCTATGTGGATGAAAACGGAAATATCACCTCTACCCCTCCGGACCCAACGAAGAAGAAGAAGGTGATAAACCAGGAGGACATCCAGATTGGGGTTCCGAAGCAGGAGACACTGGAACCGGAAGACCCTATCAGAAACGGCACCGTGGCTTTCTTCAACGAGTCGAAAGGCTATGGCTTTATCAAAGACCACGTGACGCAGGAAAGCGTCTTCGCGCACGTGAACGGGTTGGTAGACAAAATCAAGGAGAACGACAAAGTGACCTTTGAGGTGGAGATGGGGCCAAAAGGGCCGAATGCCGTTAACGTGAGGCTGGCGAAATAA
- the gldC gene encoding gliding motility protein GldC, protein MKKSEIYVSIALDDNRVPEAISWRATDAGEKIHFAKAINISLWDRDEAGTMKIDLWTKDMPVDEMKYFYIDTMGAMAQSIATATSDQVMAKKMRDLCEELMKHVEEQRSQNG, encoded by the coding sequence ATGAAGAAGTCTGAAATATACGTGAGCATCGCCTTAGACGATAACCGGGTGCCGGAGGCCATCAGTTGGCGGGCCACTGACGCGGGCGAGAAAATCCATTTTGCCAAGGCCATCAACATCTCGCTCTGGGACCGGGACGAGGCCGGTACCATGAAAATTGACCTGTGGACGAAGGACATGCCTGTGGATGAAATGAAGTATTTCTACATAGACACCATGGGTGCCATGGCCCAAAGCATCGCCACCGCCACCAGCGACCAGGTGATGGCCAAAAAGATGCGTGACCTCTGCGAAGAGCTGATGAAGCACGTGGAGGAGCAGCGCAGCCAGAACGGGTAA
- the gldG gene encoding gliding motility-associated ABC transporter substrate-binding protein GldG, with protein sequence MVTAKNKSKRSSDILKFTIWVAVIVLLNVLAAGFFFRLDLTEDKRYTIAPVTKQLLGNLQNEVVVDVYLAGDFPAGFKRLQQSVRETLDEFRIYSGGNLRYNFINPNEIADEKQRNEFYTSLAQKGIIPTNLKATEDGKQVERLVFPGAVVKYNGKETAVNLLKGNLAAPPDERLNQSVEGLEYELATAIRKVAFPADKVIGYITGQGELEMQQVTDLLGSLQEFYRVARGELSEIPTLEGLDLIIVAKPTEQFTEADKYKIDQFIMNGGKAVFFVDALNVNMDSVGGGGMFAMPYNLNLDDLFFRYGLRLNPTLIMDLNSGFIPMVTGYLGDQPQTEMINWRFYPLLNNFSEHPITRNLDAVYARFVGTIDTVKAEGVRKTPLIYTSPYSRILEPPVPVTLEEARMEVKPEQFQAGPQAVGYLLEGKFTSLFRNRRPPQGVQDQQVKEQGVESKIAVFSDGDLVRNEVNPRTGQAYELGFDRYNNITFSNKELALNTIHYLLDAEGLINVRSKEIQLRPLDKVRVQEEKTYWQLLNLVAPIVLLGLFGVARYYVRKRKYERF encoded by the coding sequence ATGGTAACAGCGAAAAACAAGAGCAAGCGCAGCAGCGACATCCTGAAATTTACAATTTGGGTGGCGGTCATTGTCCTGCTGAATGTGCTGGCCGCCGGTTTCTTCTTCCGCCTCGACCTGACGGAGGATAAGCGCTATACCATTGCCCCGGTGACCAAGCAACTGCTGGGCAACCTGCAGAACGAGGTGGTGGTGGACGTGTACCTGGCAGGAGATTTTCCGGCGGGCTTCAAGCGGCTGCAGCAGTCGGTGCGTGAAACGCTGGACGAGTTTCGCATCTACTCCGGCGGCAACCTGCGCTACAACTTCATCAACCCGAACGAGATTGCGGACGAGAAGCAGCGCAATGAGTTCTATACCTCGCTGGCCCAGAAGGGCATCATCCCCACCAACCTTAAGGCGACGGAAGACGGCAAGCAGGTGGAGCGCCTGGTGTTTCCGGGGGCGGTGGTGAAATACAATGGCAAAGAGACCGCCGTAAACTTGCTGAAGGGCAACCTCGCCGCACCGCCGGACGAGCGCCTGAACCAGTCAGTGGAGGGGCTGGAGTATGAACTGGCCACGGCCATCCGAAAAGTAGCCTTTCCGGCCGATAAGGTGATAGGCTATATAACAGGGCAGGGGGAACTGGAGATGCAGCAGGTGACGGACCTGCTCGGCTCGCTGCAGGAGTTTTACCGCGTGGCCAGAGGCGAGCTTTCCGAAATCCCGACGCTGGAGGGGCTCGACCTGATCATAGTGGCCAAGCCTACCGAACAGTTTACGGAGGCTGATAAATATAAAATCGACCAGTTTATCATGAACGGGGGCAAGGCCGTGTTTTTTGTGGATGCCCTGAACGTGAACATGGACAGCGTGGGTGGGGGCGGGATGTTTGCGATGCCTTACAACCTGAACCTCGACGACCTGTTTTTCCGCTACGGCCTGCGCCTGAACCCGACGCTCATCATGGACCTGAACTCCGGTTTTATACCCATGGTGACTGGCTACCTGGGCGACCAGCCCCAGACGGAGATGATTAACTGGCGCTTTTACCCGCTCCTGAACAATTTCAGCGAGCACCCCATCACCCGCAACCTCGACGCCGTTTACGCCAGGTTTGTAGGCACCATCGACACTGTGAAGGCGGAGGGCGTCCGTAAAACGCCGCTTATATATACCTCGCCCTACTCCAGGATATTGGAGCCGCCCGTGCCCGTTACCCTGGAGGAGGCGCGCATGGAGGTGAAGCCGGAGCAGTTTCAGGCGGGTCCGCAGGCGGTGGGCTACCTGCTGGAGGGGAAATTCACTTCCCTTTTCCGGAACCGGCGGCCACCGCAGGGCGTGCAAGACCAGCAGGTGAAGGAGCAGGGCGTAGAGTCCAAAATCGCTGTTTTCTCAGACGGGGACCTGGTGCGGAACGAGGTGAACCCGCGGACGGGGCAGGCCTACGAACTCGGCTTCGACCGCTACAACAACATCACGTTCTCTAACAAGGAACTGGCCCTAAACACCATTCATTACTTGCTCGACGCGGAGGGGCTGATAAACGTGCGCAGCAAGGAGATACAACTGCGGCCGCTGGATAAAGTGCGGGTGCAGGAAGAGAAAACCTACTGGCAACTCCTGAACCTGGTTGCGCCCATTGTGCTGCTTGGTTTGTTCGGGGTGGCACGGTATTATGTGCGCAAGCGCAAATACGAACGGTTTTAA
- a CDS encoding cold-shock protein, with protein MNNGTVKFFNDLKGFGFIKETDSDQEYFVHASGLVHEIQENDKVTFDLQEGKKGLNAVNVMRA; from the coding sequence ATGAATAACGGAACAGTAAAATTTTTCAACGACCTGAAAGGGTTCGGCTTTATTAAAGAAACAGATTCAGATCAGGAGTACTTTGTACACGCATCTGGCCTGGTACACGAAATCCAGGAAAACGACAAGGTAACCTTTGATCTCCAGGAAGGAAAAAAAGGACTGAACGCGGTGAACGTAATGCGCGCTTAG